In Populus alba chromosome 9, ASM523922v2, whole genome shotgun sequence, a genomic segment contains:
- the LOC118027665 gene encoding transcription factor bHLH130 isoform X2, which yields MNLLYSSSFKYSDGELRKSQEFMDLNPYHHHQQQQQIQQNSGLMRYRSAPSSVLESLVNGTSGHDGGGIESGDYRYLRSSSPEMDTMLARFMSSCNGSGDPSSQNLQEFGERPAIKQEGGDSEMVYQGLPGHNLVTDNSVSVGNSMDSAFNVMSSMALEKSMQATKMSTANGSNLARQNSSPAGLFSDLGVDNGGSFRAGNGTNGEASPTNKLRRHVSFSSGQRMLPQIAEIGEECIGGRSPEGDVSEARYMSRFSSDSWDGASLSGLKRQRDNDGNMFSGLNTLDNQDGNSGNRVTGLTHHLSLPKTVSEMATIEKFLDFQGNSVPCKIRAKRGFATHPRSIAERVRRTRISERMRKLQELFPNMDKQTNTADMLDLAVEHIKDLQKQVKTLTDTKAKCTCSSKQKQYSSPSA from the exons ATGAATCTTTTGTACAGTTCTAGTTTCAAGTATTCAGATGGAGAATTGAGAAAGAGCCAAGAATTCATGGATTTGAATCCCTATCACcaccatcaacaacaacaacaaatccaGCAAAATTCTGGTCTGATGCGTTATCGCTCCGCGCCAAGCTCAGTCCTGGAGAGCCTTGTGAATGGTACAAGTGGCCATGATGGTGGTGGCATCGAAAGCGGGGATTATCGGTATCTTCGATCGTCAAGCCCTGAAATGGATACCATGTTGGCGAGGTTTATGTCATCATGTAATGGTTCTGGTGATCCCAGTTCTCAAAATCTGCAAGAATTTGGAGAGAGACCAGCGATAAAGCAAGAAGGAGGAGATTCAGAGATGGTTTATCAAGGTTTACCAGGGCATAATTTGGTTACTGACAATTCAGTGAGTGTTGGGAATTCTATGGATAGCGCATTCAATGTTATGAGTTCAATGGCTTTAGAGAAGTCTATGCAAGCAACTAAGATGAGTACCGCGAACGGATCTAATCTTGCTAGGCAAAACAGCTCTCCAGCTGGACTTTTCTCCGACCTTGGCGTTGACAATG GTGGCAGCTTCAGAGCTGGCAATGGTACGAATGGAGAAGCGAGTCCAACTAACAAGTTAAGAAGGCATGTGAGCTTCTCATCAGGGCAAAGGATGTTGCCTCAGATTGCTGAAATTGGAGAAGAATGTATTGGTGGGAGGAGTCCAGAAGGCGATGTTAGCGAGGCAAGGTACATGTCTAGGTTCTCTAGTGATTCTTGGGACGGTGCTTCTCTGAGTGGTCTCAAGAGACAGAGGGATAATGATGGGAACATGTTTTCTGGCCTAAACACACTGGACAATCAG GATGGAAATTCTGGAAACCGTGTGACTGGTTTGACTCACCACTTGAGCTTGCCCAAGACTGTTTCAGAAATGGCTACCATCGAGaagtttttggattttcaagGCAATTCTGTCCCGTGTAAGATTCGAGCCAAAAGAGGTTTCGCCACCCACCCACGAAGCATAGCAGAGAGG GTAAGAAGAACTCGGATTAGTGAAAGAATGAGAAAATTGCAAGAACTTTTCCCAAACATGGACAAG CAAACAAACACAGCAGATATGTTAGATTTGGCAGTTGAGCACATTAAAGATCTACAGAAACAAGTAAAG ACCCTCACGGATACGAAAGCGAAGTGCACGTGTTCTAGTAAACAGAAGCAATATTCAAGTCCCTCAGCTTGA
- the LOC118027664 gene encoding beta-amyrin 16-alpha-hydroxylase CYP87D16 — MLGIGLVLVALFVIYYTHLLIKWKYPKINGVRVQLPPGSMGLPIIGETIQLLIPSHNSIDIHPFVRKRIQRYGPIFRTNLVGRPIIVSADPEVNKYIFSQEGNLVEMWYLDSFAKLFAFEGESKVTAIGRVHRYLRGITLNHFGGESLREKMLPQIEVAINNNLCRWSTQGPVEVKSAISRMIFNFTAKVAFGYDVENSKGEKIENLPNFIKSLMSFPLNIPGTTFHKCMKDKEKMSSMVRHIIKERFNSPDKRPGDFLDQAINDMASEKFLTVDFIAELAFGILFAAFESVSTTLTLAIKFLAENPLVLEELTVENEAVLTKRENPDALLTWEEYKEMTFTQSVVNETLRLMNIPPGLLRKALKDINVKGYTIPAGWTIMLVTPIVHLNPETYKDPLKFNPWRWKDLDQVTVSKSFMPFGGGTRQCAGAEFSKVYMAAFLHVLVTKYRWAKVKGGRITRSPILLFPDGVHIQVSPKHG; from the exons ATGTTGGGAATTGGGTTGGTCCTTGTAGCCCTTTTCGTCATATATTACACTCATTTGCTTATTAAATGGAAATACCCAAAAATCAATGGAGTTCGAGTTCAACTCCCTCCTGGTTCTATGGGTCTGCCTATCATCGGAGAGACCATTCAGTTACTCATTCCAAGCCATAACTCCATAGATATTCACCCATTCGTCAGGAAACGAATCCAAAG GTATGGGCCCATTTTTCGGACAAATCTGGTTGGAAGACCAATCATAGTCTCAGCTGATCCTGAAGTCAACAAGTACATCTTTTCCCAGGAAGGCAACCTAGTGGAGATGTGGTATTTGGACTCCTTTGCCAAGTTGTTTGCATTTGAAGGTGAATCCAAGGTTACTGCGATTGGTCGTGTGCACAGATACTTGAGAGGCATTACTTTGAATCACTTCGGTGGTGAGAGCCTGAGGGAGAAGATGCTTCCTCAAATTGAAGTCGCAATAAACAATAACTTGTGCCGGTGGTCCACTCAGGGACCTGTTGAGGTTAAATCAGCTATTTCACGG ATGATTTTCAACTTCACCGCGAAGGTTGCATTTGGTTATGATGTTGAAAACTCAAAGGGGGAGAAAATTGAAAACTTGCCCAATTTCATTAAAAGTCTCATGTCCTTTCCCTTGAATATTCCTGGCACTACATTTCACAAGTGTATGAAG GACAAAGAGAAGATGTCGAGCATGGTGAGGCATATAATAAAAGAGAGGTTTAATTCTCCGGATAAACGTCCTGGagattttcttgatcaagctatTAATGATATGGCATCAGAGAAGTTTTTGACAGTGGATTTTATTGCTGAACTCGCTTTTGGGATTTTATTCGCCGCCTTTGAATCTGTGTCAACAACGCTAACACTAGCTATCAAGTTTCTTGCTGAAAACCCTCTGGTATTAGAAGAGTTGACG GTCGAGAATGAGGCAGTTCTAACGAAAAGAGAGAATCCGGATGCCCTGCTGACATGGGAAGAATACAAAGAAATGACTTTTACACAGAGC GTCGTCAACGAGACGCTTAGGTTGATGAATATTCCACCTGGTTTATTGCGAAAGGCTTTGAAAGATATTAACGTCAAAG GATACACAATTCCGGCCGGTTGGACGATAATGCTTGTTACGCCTATTGTTCACCTGAATCCTGAAACATACAAGGATCCACTGAAGTTCAATCCATGGCGCTGGAAG GATCTTGACCAAGTCACTGTTTCCAAGTCTTTCATGCCATTTGGTGGCGGGACGAGACAGTGTGCTGGGGCGGAATTCAGTAAAGTTTACATGGCGGCCTTCCTCCATGTCCTGGTCACCAAAtatag ATGGGCAAAGGTGAAAGGAGGACGTATCACTCGAAGTCCAATTTTATTATTCCCAGATGGTGTTCATATTCAGGTTTCACCAAAGCATGGTTGA
- the LOC118027665 gene encoding transcription factor bHLH130 isoform X1, with the protein MNLLYSSSFKYSDGELRKSQEFMDLNPYHHHQQQQQIQQNSGLMRYRSAPSSVLESLVNGTSGHDGGGIESGDYRYLRSSSPEMDTMLARFMSSCNGSGDPSSQNLQEFGERPAIKQEGGDSEMVYQGLPGHNLVTDNSVSVGNSMDSAFNVMSSMALEKSMQATKMSTANGSNLARQNSSPAGLFSDLGVDNGFVVMREGGSFRAGNGTNGEASPTNKLRRHVSFSSGQRMLPQIAEIGEECIGGRSPEGDVSEARYMSRFSSDSWDGASLSGLKRQRDNDGNMFSGLNTLDNQDGNSGNRVTGLTHHLSLPKTVSEMATIEKFLDFQGNSVPCKIRAKRGFATHPRSIAERVRRTRISERMRKLQELFPNMDKQTNTADMLDLAVEHIKDLQKQVKTLTDTKAKCTCSSKQKQYSSPSA; encoded by the exons ATGAATCTTTTGTACAGTTCTAGTTTCAAGTATTCAGATGGAGAATTGAGAAAGAGCCAAGAATTCATGGATTTGAATCCCTATCACcaccatcaacaacaacaacaaatccaGCAAAATTCTGGTCTGATGCGTTATCGCTCCGCGCCAAGCTCAGTCCTGGAGAGCCTTGTGAATGGTACAAGTGGCCATGATGGTGGTGGCATCGAAAGCGGGGATTATCGGTATCTTCGATCGTCAAGCCCTGAAATGGATACCATGTTGGCGAGGTTTATGTCATCATGTAATGGTTCTGGTGATCCCAGTTCTCAAAATCTGCAAGAATTTGGAGAGAGACCAGCGATAAAGCAAGAAGGAGGAGATTCAGAGATGGTTTATCAAGGTTTACCAGGGCATAATTTGGTTACTGACAATTCAGTGAGTGTTGGGAATTCTATGGATAGCGCATTCAATGTTATGAGTTCAATGGCTTTAGAGAAGTCTATGCAAGCAACTAAGATGAGTACCGCGAACGGATCTAATCTTGCTAGGCAAAACAGCTCTCCAGCTGGACTTTTCTCCGACCTTGGCGTTGACAATG GCTTTGTTGTAATGAGAGAAGGTGGCAGCTTCAGAGCTGGCAATGGTACGAATGGAGAAGCGAGTCCAACTAACAAGTTAAGAAGGCATGTGAGCTTCTCATCAGGGCAAAGGATGTTGCCTCAGATTGCTGAAATTGGAGAAGAATGTATTGGTGGGAGGAGTCCAGAAGGCGATGTTAGCGAGGCAAGGTACATGTCTAGGTTCTCTAGTGATTCTTGGGACGGTGCTTCTCTGAGTGGTCTCAAGAGACAGAGGGATAATGATGGGAACATGTTTTCTGGCCTAAACACACTGGACAATCAG GATGGAAATTCTGGAAACCGTGTGACTGGTTTGACTCACCACTTGAGCTTGCCCAAGACTGTTTCAGAAATGGCTACCATCGAGaagtttttggattttcaagGCAATTCTGTCCCGTGTAAGATTCGAGCCAAAAGAGGTTTCGCCACCCACCCACGAAGCATAGCAGAGAGG GTAAGAAGAACTCGGATTAGTGAAAGAATGAGAAAATTGCAAGAACTTTTCCCAAACATGGACAAG CAAACAAACACAGCAGATATGTTAGATTTGGCAGTTGAGCACATTAAAGATCTACAGAAACAAGTAAAG ACCCTCACGGATACGAAAGCGAAGTGCACGTGTTCTAGTAAACAGAAGCAATATTCAAGTCCCTCAGCTTGA